One genomic window of Vulpes vulpes isolate BD-2025 chromosome 11, VulVul3, whole genome shotgun sequence includes the following:
- the VIPR1 gene encoding vasoactive intestinal polypeptide receptor 1 isoform X4, whose amino-acid sequence MVFLRKGQTCAWSEKAEQGAHSQEAVVSSASRFCFISISTYGGQATNLQWEEECYHLRMIEEQHKKCLEEAQLENNTAGCSKMWDNLTCWPATPPGQVVVLACPLIFNFFSPIRGRNVSRSCTNEGWTHLEPGPYPVACGLDDKTSDVDQQQQSMFYSSVKTGYTIGYSLSLATLLVATAILSLFRKLHCTRNYIHMHLFISFILRAASVFIKDLTLFNSEELDYCTKGSVSCKAAVVFFQYCVMANFFWLLVEGLYLHTLLAVSFFSERKYFWGYILIGWGVPSTFTMVWTIIMIRFEDYGCWDTINSSLWWIIKAPILTSILVNFILFIRIIRILVQKLRSPNVGKSDSSPYSVLWWPSSTASSMARCRPSCGGSGGAGTCRASWAPTPSTSTPREAATGPRAARRCPC is encoded by the exons ATGGTGTTTCTCAGGAAGGGCCAGACATGTGCTTGGTCGGAGAAAGCTGAGCAAGGTGCACACAGCCAAGAAGCAGTGGTGTCCTCTGCCTCCCGCTTCTGCTTCATCTCCATCTCCACGTAC GGCGGCCAGGCGACCAACCTGCAGTGGGAGGAGGAATGTTACCATCTGCGGATGATTGAGGAGCAGCACAAGAAGTGCCTGGAGGAGGCACAGCTGGAGAATAACACAGCAG GCTGTAGCAAGATGTGGGACAACCTCACCTGCTGGCCAGCCACCCCTCCAGGCCAGGTGGTCGTCTTGGCCTGCCCCCTTATCTTTAACTTCTTTTCACCAATTCGAG gCCGCAACGTGAGCCGGAGCTGCACCAACGAGGGCTGGACGCACTTGGAGCCTGGCCCCTACCCCGTTGCCTGTGGCCTGGATGACAAGACATCAGATGTGGACCAG CAGCAGCAGTCAATGTTCTACAGTTCTGTGAAGACCGGCTACACCATTGGCTACAGCCTGTCCCTCGCCACCCTTCTGGTTGCCACGGCCATCTTGAGCCTGTTCAG GAAGCTCCACTGCACGCGGAATTACATCCACATGCACCTCTTCATATCCTTCATCCTGAGGGCCGCCTCTGTCTTCATCAAAGACTTGACCCTCTTCAACAGCGAGGAGCTGGACTATTGCACGAAGGGCTCG GTGAGCTGTAAGGCAGCCGTCGTCTTTTTCCAGTACTGTGTGATGGCCAACTTCTTCTGGCTGCTGGTGGAGGGCCTCTACCTGCACACACTGCTTGCCGTCTCCTTCTTCTCTGAGCGGAAGTACTTCTGGGGGTACATACTCATCGGCTGGG GGGTGCCCAGCACATTCACCATGGTGTGGACCATCATCATGATCCGTTTTGAAGATTATGG ATGCTGGGACACCATCAACTCCTCACTGTGGTGGATCATAAAGGCCCCCATCCTCACCTCCATCTTG GTGAACTTTATCCTATTTATTCGCATCATCCGAATCCTGGTTCAGAAACTTCGGTCCCCAAATGTTGGGAAGAGTGACAGCAGCCCATACTC GGTTTTGTGGTGGCCATCCTCTACTGCTTCCTCAATGGCGAG GTGCAGGCCGAGCTGCGGCGGAAGTGGCGGCGCTGGCACCTGCAGGGCATCCTGGGCTCCAACGCCAAGTACCAGCACCCCTCGGGAGGCAGCAACGGGGCCACGTGCAGCACGCAGGTGTCCATGCTGA
- the VIPR1 gene encoding vasoactive intestinal polypeptide receptor 1 isoform X1, which yields MVFLRKGQTCAWSEKAEQGAHSQEAVVSSASRFCFISISTYGGQATNLQWEEECYHLRMIEEQHKKCLEEAQLENNTAGCSKMWDNLTCWPATPPGQVVVLACPLIFNFFSPIRGRNVSRSCTNEGWTHLEPGPYPVACGLDDKTSDVDQQQQSMFYSSVKTGYTIGYSLSLATLLVATAILSLFRKLHCTRNYIHMHLFISFILRAASVFIKDLTLFNSEELDYCTKGSVSCKAAVVFFQYCVMANFFWLLVEGLYLHTLLAVSFFSERKYFWGYILIGWGVPSTFTMVWTIIMIRFEDYGCWDTINSSLWWIIKAPILTSILVNFILFIRIIRILVQKLRSPNVGKSDSSPYSRLAKSTLLLIPLFGVHYIMFAFFPSNFKAEVKMVFELIVGSFQGFVVAILYCFLNGEVQAELRRKWRRWHLQGILGSNAKYQHPSGGSNGATCSTQVSMLTRVSPGARRSSSFQAEVSLV from the exons ATGGTGTTTCTCAGGAAGGGCCAGACATGTGCTTGGTCGGAGAAAGCTGAGCAAGGTGCACACAGCCAAGAAGCAGTGGTGTCCTCTGCCTCCCGCTTCTGCTTCATCTCCATCTCCACGTAC GGCGGCCAGGCGACCAACCTGCAGTGGGAGGAGGAATGTTACCATCTGCGGATGATTGAGGAGCAGCACAAGAAGTGCCTGGAGGAGGCACAGCTGGAGAATAACACAGCAG GCTGTAGCAAGATGTGGGACAACCTCACCTGCTGGCCAGCCACCCCTCCAGGCCAGGTGGTCGTCTTGGCCTGCCCCCTTATCTTTAACTTCTTTTCACCAATTCGAG gCCGCAACGTGAGCCGGAGCTGCACCAACGAGGGCTGGACGCACTTGGAGCCTGGCCCCTACCCCGTTGCCTGTGGCCTGGATGACAAGACATCAGATGTGGACCAG CAGCAGCAGTCAATGTTCTACAGTTCTGTGAAGACCGGCTACACCATTGGCTACAGCCTGTCCCTCGCCACCCTTCTGGTTGCCACGGCCATCTTGAGCCTGTTCAG GAAGCTCCACTGCACGCGGAATTACATCCACATGCACCTCTTCATATCCTTCATCCTGAGGGCCGCCTCTGTCTTCATCAAAGACTTGACCCTCTTCAACAGCGAGGAGCTGGACTATTGCACGAAGGGCTCG GTGAGCTGTAAGGCAGCCGTCGTCTTTTTCCAGTACTGTGTGATGGCCAACTTCTTCTGGCTGCTGGTGGAGGGCCTCTACCTGCACACACTGCTTGCCGTCTCCTTCTTCTCTGAGCGGAAGTACTTCTGGGGGTACATACTCATCGGCTGGG GGGTGCCCAGCACATTCACCATGGTGTGGACCATCATCATGATCCGTTTTGAAGATTATGG ATGCTGGGACACCATCAACTCCTCACTGTGGTGGATCATAAAGGCCCCCATCCTCACCTCCATCTTG GTGAACTTTATCCTATTTATTCGCATCATCCGAATCCTGGTTCAGAAACTTCGGTCCCCAAATGTTGGGAAGAGTGACAGCAGCCCATACTC GAGGCTGGCCAAGTCCACCCTTCTGCTGATCCCCCTGTTTGGAGTACACTACATCATGTTCGCCTTCTTTCCCAGCAACTTTAAAGCTGAGGTGAAAATGGTCTTTGAGCTCATCGTGGGGTCTTTCCAG GGTTTTGTGGTGGCCATCCTCTACTGCTTCCTCAATGGCGAG GTGCAGGCCGAGCTGCGGCGGAAGTGGCGGCGCTGGCACCTGCAGGGCATCCTGGGCTCCAACGCCAAGTACCAGCACCCCTCGGGAGGCAGCAACGGGGCCACGTGCAGCACGCAGGTGTCCATGCTGACCCGCGTCAGCCCCGGCGCGCGCCGCTCCTCCAGCTTCCAGGCCGAGGTCTCCCTGGTCTGA
- the VIPR1 gene encoding vasoactive intestinal polypeptide receptor 1 isoform X3, with product MIEEQHKKCLEEAQLENNTAGCSKMWDNLTCWPATPPGQVVVLACPLIFNFFSPIRGRNVSRSCTNEGWTHLEPGPYPVACGLDDKTSDVDQQQQSMFYSSVKTGYTIGYSLSLATLLVATAILSLFRKLHCTRNYIHMHLFISFILRAASVFIKDLTLFNSEELDYCTKGSVSCKAAVVFFQYCVMANFFWLLVEGLYLHTLLAVSFFSERKYFWGYILIGWGVPSTFTMVWTIIMIRFEDYGCWDTINSSLWWIIKAPILTSILVNFILFIRIIRILVQKLRSPNVGKSDSSPYSRLAKSTLLLIPLFGVHYIMFAFFPSNFKAEVKMVFELIVGSFQGFVVAILYCFLNGEVQAELRRKWRRWHLQGILGSNAKYQHPSGGSNGATCSTQVSMLTRVSPGARRSSSFQAEVSLV from the exons ATGATTGAGGAGCAGCACAAGAAGTGCCTGGAGGAGGCACAGCTGGAGAATAACACAGCAG GCTGTAGCAAGATGTGGGACAACCTCACCTGCTGGCCAGCCACCCCTCCAGGCCAGGTGGTCGTCTTGGCCTGCCCCCTTATCTTTAACTTCTTTTCACCAATTCGAG gCCGCAACGTGAGCCGGAGCTGCACCAACGAGGGCTGGACGCACTTGGAGCCTGGCCCCTACCCCGTTGCCTGTGGCCTGGATGACAAGACATCAGATGTGGACCAG CAGCAGCAGTCAATGTTCTACAGTTCTGTGAAGACCGGCTACACCATTGGCTACAGCCTGTCCCTCGCCACCCTTCTGGTTGCCACGGCCATCTTGAGCCTGTTCAG GAAGCTCCACTGCACGCGGAATTACATCCACATGCACCTCTTCATATCCTTCATCCTGAGGGCCGCCTCTGTCTTCATCAAAGACTTGACCCTCTTCAACAGCGAGGAGCTGGACTATTGCACGAAGGGCTCG GTGAGCTGTAAGGCAGCCGTCGTCTTTTTCCAGTACTGTGTGATGGCCAACTTCTTCTGGCTGCTGGTGGAGGGCCTCTACCTGCACACACTGCTTGCCGTCTCCTTCTTCTCTGAGCGGAAGTACTTCTGGGGGTACATACTCATCGGCTGGG GGGTGCCCAGCACATTCACCATGGTGTGGACCATCATCATGATCCGTTTTGAAGATTATGG ATGCTGGGACACCATCAACTCCTCACTGTGGTGGATCATAAAGGCCCCCATCCTCACCTCCATCTTG GTGAACTTTATCCTATTTATTCGCATCATCCGAATCCTGGTTCAGAAACTTCGGTCCCCAAATGTTGGGAAGAGTGACAGCAGCCCATACTC GAGGCTGGCCAAGTCCACCCTTCTGCTGATCCCCCTGTTTGGAGTACACTACATCATGTTCGCCTTCTTTCCCAGCAACTTTAAAGCTGAGGTGAAAATGGTCTTTGAGCTCATCGTGGGGTCTTTCCAG GGTTTTGTGGTGGCCATCCTCTACTGCTTCCTCAATGGCGAG GTGCAGGCCGAGCTGCGGCGGAAGTGGCGGCGCTGGCACCTGCAGGGCATCCTGGGCTCCAACGCCAAGTACCAGCACCCCTCGGGAGGCAGCAACGGGGCCACGTGCAGCACGCAGGTGTCCATGCTGACCCGCGTCAGCCCCGGCGCGCGCCGCTCCTCCAGCTTCCAGGCCGAGGTCTCCCTGGTCTGA
- the VIPR1 gene encoding vasoactive intestinal polypeptide receptor 1 isoform X2 — protein sequence MRPSIPPPAGWLCVLASALACALGPAGGQATNLQWEEECYHLRMIEEQHKKCLEEAQLENNTAGCSKMWDNLTCWPATPPGQVVVLACPLIFNFFSPIRGRNVSRSCTNEGWTHLEPGPYPVACGLDDKTSDVDQQQQSMFYSSVKTGYTIGYSLSLATLLVATAILSLFRKLHCTRNYIHMHLFISFILRAASVFIKDLTLFNSEELDYCTKGSVSCKAAVVFFQYCVMANFFWLLVEGLYLHTLLAVSFFSERKYFWGYILIGWGVPSTFTMVWTIIMIRFEDYGCWDTINSSLWWIIKAPILTSILVNFILFIRIIRILVQKLRSPNVGKSDSSPYSRLAKSTLLLIPLFGVHYIMFAFFPSNFKAEVKMVFELIVGSFQGFVVAILYCFLNGEVQAELRRKWRRWHLQGILGSNAKYQHPSGGSNGATCSTQVSMLTRVSPGARRSSSFQAEVSLV from the exons ATGCGCCCGAGCATCCCGCCGCCGGCCGGCTGGCTGTGCGTGCTGGCCAGCGCCCTCGCCTGCGCCCTGGGCCCCGCG GGCGGCCAGGCGACCAACCTGCAGTGGGAGGAGGAATGTTACCATCTGCGGATGATTGAGGAGCAGCACAAGAAGTGCCTGGAGGAGGCACAGCTGGAGAATAACACAGCAG GCTGTAGCAAGATGTGGGACAACCTCACCTGCTGGCCAGCCACCCCTCCAGGCCAGGTGGTCGTCTTGGCCTGCCCCCTTATCTTTAACTTCTTTTCACCAATTCGAG gCCGCAACGTGAGCCGGAGCTGCACCAACGAGGGCTGGACGCACTTGGAGCCTGGCCCCTACCCCGTTGCCTGTGGCCTGGATGACAAGACATCAGATGTGGACCAG CAGCAGCAGTCAATGTTCTACAGTTCTGTGAAGACCGGCTACACCATTGGCTACAGCCTGTCCCTCGCCACCCTTCTGGTTGCCACGGCCATCTTGAGCCTGTTCAG GAAGCTCCACTGCACGCGGAATTACATCCACATGCACCTCTTCATATCCTTCATCCTGAGGGCCGCCTCTGTCTTCATCAAAGACTTGACCCTCTTCAACAGCGAGGAGCTGGACTATTGCACGAAGGGCTCG GTGAGCTGTAAGGCAGCCGTCGTCTTTTTCCAGTACTGTGTGATGGCCAACTTCTTCTGGCTGCTGGTGGAGGGCCTCTACCTGCACACACTGCTTGCCGTCTCCTTCTTCTCTGAGCGGAAGTACTTCTGGGGGTACATACTCATCGGCTGGG GGGTGCCCAGCACATTCACCATGGTGTGGACCATCATCATGATCCGTTTTGAAGATTATGG ATGCTGGGACACCATCAACTCCTCACTGTGGTGGATCATAAAGGCCCCCATCCTCACCTCCATCTTG GTGAACTTTATCCTATTTATTCGCATCATCCGAATCCTGGTTCAGAAACTTCGGTCCCCAAATGTTGGGAAGAGTGACAGCAGCCCATACTC GAGGCTGGCCAAGTCCACCCTTCTGCTGATCCCCCTGTTTGGAGTACACTACATCATGTTCGCCTTCTTTCCCAGCAACTTTAAAGCTGAGGTGAAAATGGTCTTTGAGCTCATCGTGGGGTCTTTCCAG GGTTTTGTGGTGGCCATCCTCTACTGCTTCCTCAATGGCGAG GTGCAGGCCGAGCTGCGGCGGAAGTGGCGGCGCTGGCACCTGCAGGGCATCCTGGGCTCCAACGCCAAGTACCAGCACCCCTCGGGAGGCAGCAACGGGGCCACGTGCAGCACGCAGGTGTCCATGCTGACCCGCGTCAGCCCCGGCGCGCGCCGCTCCTCCAGCTTCCAGGCCGAGGTCTCCCTGGTCTGA